A genomic window from Pantoea alhagi includes:
- a CDS encoding IS3 family transposase (programmed frameshift), translated as MKKRNFSAEFKRESAQLVVDQNYTVAEAAEAMDIGLSTMTRWVKQLRDERQGKTPKASPITPEQIEIRELKKKLQRIEMENDIFKKGYRALDVRLPEQFSLIGKLRARYPVAILCHVFGVHRSSYKYWKSRPDEPDIRRTALRSQVQELHSISHGSAGARSIATMATLKGFRMGRWLAGKLMKELGLVSCQQPTHRYKRGGQEHIAIPNHLDRQFAVIEPNQVWCGDVTYIWTGKRWAYLAVVLDLFARKPVGWAMSFSPDSKLTMKALEMAWERRGKPGGVMFHSDQGSHYTSRQFRQLLWRCRIKQSMSRRGNCWDNSPMERFFRSLKNEWVPVMGYMNFSEASHAITDYIVGYYSTLRPHEYNGGLPPNESESRYWKNSKAVASFC; from the exons ATGAAAAAAAGAAATTTCAGTGCAGAGTTCAAACGCGAATCAGCCCAGCTTGTCGTCGATCAGAATTACACCGTTGCTGAAGCGGCTGAAGCGATGGATATAGGGCTTTCTACCATGACGCGCTGGGTTAAACAGTTGCGTGATGAACGTCAGGGCAAAACGCCAAAAGCCTCGCCGATAACGCCGGAACAAATTGAAATTCGTGAGCTGAAGAAAAAACTTCAACGTATTGAAATGGAAAATGACATAT TTAAAAAAGGCTACCGCGCTCTTGATGTCAGACTCCCTGAACAGTTCTCGTTAATCGGGAAGCTCAGAGCGCGTTATCCCGTGGCGATACTGTGCCATGTGTTTGGGGTTCACCGTAGCAGCTACAAATACTGGAAAAGTCGTCCTGATGAACCGGATATCAGGCGGACAGCGTTGCGTAGCCAGGTGCAGGAGTTACACAGCATCAGTCATGGCTCAGCGGGCGCAAGAAGCATTGCCACTATGGCAACACTTAAAGGCTTCCGTATGGGGCGCTGGCTTGCTGGCAAACTCATGAAAGAGCTGGGACTTGTAAGCTGCCAGCAGCCAACACACCGGTATAAGCGCGGTGGACAGGAACACATCGCTATACCGAACCACCTTGATCGTCAGTTCGCGGTCATCGAGCCCAACCAGGTATGGTGCGGCGACGTGACTTATATCTGGACAGGAAAACGTTGGGCATATCTTGCTGTTGTTCTCGACCTGTTCGCCAGAAAACCCGTGGGCTGGGCAATGTCATTCTCACCGGACAGCAAACTCACTATGAAAGCGCTGGAAATGGCCTGGGAGCGTCGGGGAAAGCCAGGCGGAGTGATGTTCCATAGCGATCAGGGTAGCCACTACACAAGCCGGCAGTTCAGGCAGTTACTGTGGCGTTGCAGGATAAAGCAGAGCATGAGTCGGCGGGGAAATTGCTGGGATAACAGCCCAATGGAGCGGTTCTTCCGGAGCCTGAAAAATGAATGGGTTCCCGTGATGGGATACATGAACTTCAGTGAAGCCTCTCATGCGATCACAGATTACATCGTGGGTTACTACAGCACGCTCAGGCCGCATGAATATAACGGTGGATTACCACCAAACGAATCGGAAAGTCGATACTGGAAAAACTCTAAAGCGGTGGCCAGTTTTTGTTGA
- a CDS encoding IS3 family transposase (programmed frameshift): protein MRKARFTEHQIIAVIKSVEAGRTVKDVCREAGISEATYYNWKSKYGGMEASDIKKIKDLEDENRRLKQMFADLSLENRALKDVIEKKPLKPAFKRELVTHLITAFGLSIRQACRSLNLSRTVYHYRPDTTRDEPVIAALQAAAERYPRYGFPKLYQVLRRQGYQWNHKRLHRIYCLLRLNFRRKGKQRLPVRNPSPLATPEALNQSWSVDFMNDALVCGRRFRTFNVVDDFNREALSIEIDLNLPAPRVVRVLDRIAANRGYPAMLRMDNGPEFISLALAEWAEKHAIKLEFIQPGKPTQNAFIERFNRTYRTEILDFYLFRTLNEVREITDKWLSEYNCERPHESLNNMTPEEYRQQHYLAGISKNAWN, encoded by the exons ATGCGTAAAGCCCGTTTTACTGAGCATCAGATCATCGCCGTGATTAAGTCGGTTGAAGCCGGACGAACTGTTAAGGATGTTTGCCGGGAGGCCGGTATCTCTGAAGCCACTTACTACAACTGGAAGTCTAAATACGGCGGCATGGAAGCATCTGATATTAAAAAGATAAAGGACCTTGAGGACGAAAACCGCCGTCTCAAACAGATGTTTGCCGACCTGAGTCTTGAGAACCGGGCTCTGAAAGACGTTATCGAAAAAAAGC CTTTAAAACCAGCCTTTAAGCGTGAGCTGGTAACACATCTGATAACGGCATTCGGACTCAGTATTCGCCAGGCCTGCCGAAGTCTGAACCTGAGCAGAACGGTTTATCATTACCGCCCGGATACCACGCGTGATGAACCCGTTATTGCCGCATTGCAGGCGGCGGCTGAACGATACCCGCGATACGGTTTTCCGAAGCTTTATCAGGTTCTGCGACGTCAGGGGTATCAATGGAATCACAAAAGGCTCCACCGTATTTACTGTCTGCTCAGGCTGAATTTTCGCCGTAAGGGTAAACAACGGCTGCCGGTGCGTAATCCTTCGCCGCTGGCCACGCCGGAAGCGCTGAACCAGAGCTGGTCTGTCGATTTTATGAATGATGCCCTGGTCTGTGGCCGTCGTTTTCGCACGTTCAATGTCGTTGATGACTTTAACCGTGAGGCATTGTCGATTGAAATCGATCTGAATCTGCCAGCCCCGCGAGTGGTCCGGGTGCTCGACAGGATCGCGGCAAACCGTGGCTATCCTGCCATGCTTCGCATGGATAACGGACCGGAATTTATCTCGCTGGCACTGGCTGAATGGGCAGAGAAACATGCAATAAAACTGGAGTTTATCCAGCCGGGTAAGCCAACACAGAACGCTTTCATTGAGCGTTTTAACCGGACATACCGTACAGAAATACTCGATTTTTATCTGTTCAGAACGCTGAATGAGGTGCGGGAAATCACGGATAAATGGTTATCAGAATATAACTGTGAACGCCCGCATGAATCGCTGAACAATATGACACCGGAGGAATATCGCCAACAACATTATCTGGCCGGGATCTCAAAAAATGCATGGAACTAA
- a CDS encoding contact-dependent growth inhibition system immunity protein — protein MQKFHHLDQLIQGYFNQDYDIINDDEDTVEGITGLFIKVAPEWMLKELAEEVDDFIDCYKDHLDEEFKNRYGHDFLPELWETTAYDFLMTVRRLALSRM, from the coding sequence ATGCAAAAATTTCATCACCTTGATCAGTTGATTCAGGGATATTTTAATCAGGATTACGACATCATTAATGACGATGAGGACACGGTTGAAGGTATCACCGGATTATTCATAAAGGTTGCTCCGGAATGGATGTTGAAAGAGTTGGCAGAAGAAGTTGATGATTTTATAGATTGCTACAAAGACCATTTGGATGAGGAGTTTAAAAATCGATATGGCCACGATTTCTTACCGGAGCTTTGGGAAACGACAGCTTATGACTTCTTGATGACGGTGCGCAGACTGGCGCTTAGCCGCATGTAA
- a CDS encoding RNase A-like domain-containing protein encodes MDDGGMRIVMSPVQLAAVLSDKTVTEAETLSNRLLGGLGVLLGGVEMAGAVTLCIAPEPTGLTKAGCVVVGAHSLDSVHAAAQQMISGRDTRSATYQLAVSAARQLGADEDTALKIGMTVDIAVPIGFAMAIGAARVAAIKAGRVRLVEHESLTGLKPGGHTLANHVGKTDNELLARFERNKRLTMSSTFKNLDVAENVISRALYINRDGIKSALAGGKHGVRLTINYPAGREIGYGYARGNTQRISMHAVRIVIDIQEYNGKPYYILTAFPTP; translated from the coding sequence ATGGATGATGGTGGAATGAGAATTGTAATGTCGCCTGTACAGCTGGCGGCCGTTCTTTCAGACAAGACAGTAACTGAAGCCGAGACTCTAAGTAACAGACTGCTTGGTGGATTAGGCGTTTTGCTTGGTGGCGTCGAGATGGCCGGAGCAGTAACGCTATGTATAGCGCCAGAACCGACAGGTCTTACTAAAGCGGGATGTGTGGTCGTCGGTGCTCATAGCCTGGATAGTGTACATGCCGCAGCTCAGCAGATGATATCAGGCAGGGATACGCGTTCAGCTACATATCAGTTAGCAGTGAGTGCAGCCCGACAGCTGGGAGCTGATGAAGATACAGCATTAAAAATAGGTATGACGGTTGATATTGCTGTTCCGATTGGATTTGCCATGGCTATTGGCGCAGCAAGAGTTGCAGCTATTAAAGCTGGCCGTGTCAGACTGGTAGAACATGAATCTTTAACCGGATTAAAACCAGGCGGTCATACCCTGGCGAATCATGTAGGCAAAACAGATAATGAACTGTTGGCTCGATTTGAACGAAATAAACGGCTCACAATGTCGTCAACATTTAAAAATTTAGATGTTGCTGAGAACGTTATTTCACGAGCGCTTTATATTAACCGGGATGGCATCAAATCTGCGTTGGCTGGCGGTAAGCACGGTGTACGTCTTACTATTAACTATCCTGCCGGACGGGAAATAGGATATGGATACGCGCGTGGAAATACTCAGCGAATCAGTATGCATGCTGTCCGTATCGTCATTGATATTCAGGAATATAACGGAAAGCCTTACTATATCCTTACTGCCTTTCCAACCCCATAG
- a CDS encoding nucleotidyl transferase AbiEii/AbiGii toxin family protein, producing the protein MDDLTKLFPDVADALGIESVAIVEKDYYIVELLRLLQPLAFDTHQLVFAGGTALSKAGISLNRMSEDVDIKLVPVAGFSQQYSRGQRKSIRKDIIQTIIETITASDTFRMDEEYPKVTRDEYRYNEIPVRYPQEYAQIPCLRPFIKLELMETDLLEAAENRAISSLVMDLTKKGEVVRAFPCATIGSTQAEKLISMMRRTAASMRDVERAVDESLVRHIYDNFCIVREKGADVPVLKRFVQECIEQDIQRYGAQYPEFCESPVEELKMGLEELASNPVYKERYLQFVTPMVFGESHVSWEEAYACFRITALDVIDA; encoded by the coding sequence ATGGATGATTTAACAAAGCTATTCCCGGACGTTGCTGATGCTCTGGGCATTGAATCAGTTGCAATTGTAGAGAAAGATTATTACATCGTTGAGTTATTGCGATTGCTCCAGCCTCTGGCGTTTGACACACATCAACTGGTTTTTGCCGGTGGAACGGCATTGTCAAAAGCGGGGATATCTTTGAACAGGATGTCGGAGGACGTGGACATTAAGCTTGTTCCTGTCGCCGGTTTTTCCCAGCAATATTCCAGAGGTCAGCGTAAAAGCATCCGTAAGGATATTATTCAGACCATTATCGAAACGATTACAGCCTCAGATACGTTTCGCATGGATGAAGAGTATCCAAAGGTTACTCGTGATGAATATCGCTATAATGAAATTCCGGTACGCTACCCGCAGGAATATGCACAAATTCCCTGTTTAAGGCCATTTATCAAACTGGAACTGATGGAAACGGATTTGCTTGAGGCTGCGGAAAATCGTGCTATTAGCTCACTGGTAATGGATCTAACAAAGAAGGGCGAAGTAGTGAGGGCTTTTCCCTGCGCAACTATCGGTAGCACGCAGGCTGAAAAACTGATCTCGATGATGCGCAGAACGGCTGCAAGTATGCGTGATGTGGAGCGTGCAGTGGATGAGTCACTGGTGCGTCATATCTACGACAACTTTTGTATTGTTAGAGAAAAAGGTGCTGACGTTCCTGTTTTGAAGCGCTTTGTGCAGGAATGTATTGAGCAGGATATCCAACGTTACGGTGCTCAGTATCCTGAATTCTGCGAGTCGCCTGTTGAAGAACTAAAAATGGGGTTGGAAGAACTGGCGAGCAACCCTGTTTATAAGGAACGCTATCTGCAGTTTGTTACACCAATGGTGTTCGGTGAAAGCCACGTTTCCTGGGAAGAGGCCTATGCCTGTTTTCGCATAACGGCATTGGATGTGATTGATGCATAG
- a CDS encoding DUF6088 family protein produces the protein MTIKARIQSRLKRSKRYVFTRDDFKDLAGYDQIGRALRELMKEGQLLKVGYGVYTKARQNAITGKLMPAAPGGSAAVMIEALERLKVDYRLAGATSAYNSGKSTQIPASLEIKTSPRFKRTLSVGSSKLNG, from the coding sequence ATGACCATAAAAGCTCGTATTCAGTCACGGCTGAAGCGCTCAAAGCGTTATGTTTTCACTCGTGACGATTTCAAAGATCTTGCTGGCTACGATCAAATAGGCAGAGCACTGCGTGAGCTGATGAAGGAAGGGCAGCTACTGAAAGTAGGCTATGGCGTCTACACCAAAGCGCGGCAAAATGCGATTACCGGTAAGCTGATGCCTGCTGCTCCCGGAGGTTCTGCTGCGGTAATGATTGAGGCGTTGGAACGTCTGAAAGTGGATTACCGTCTGGCAGGAGCAACAAGTGCCTACAACAGTGGTAAATCTACCCAGATCCCCGCGTCACTTGAAATCAAAACCTCCCCCCGTTTCAAGAGAACATTGTCAGTAGGGAGCAGCAAACTAAATGGATGA
- a CDS encoding DUF4942 domain-containing protein, whose amino-acid sequence MTEHNELILSTNIERVLTGRDAALKQIEQLIQQLDAISRLTSEIGGGTAQDWAMKTGHRYDSWLTEKTDKAMPAVTRNIDRSIWRDLMLKSGMMALMDAQARDQWHKNLEEGELPAISEANILSTFEQLHLNKMDVFERGIINVFKGLSWDYKTNSPCCFGKKIIINNLVTHNRWGFSLNWGWRRDQLADLERMLFLLDGKPIPDNRGDISTRLMEHIRDNPAKNVYEDELFSIRYYQKGTAHLTFKRLELIKRMNNIIAKHYPGMLAAR is encoded by the coding sequence TTGACGGAACACAACGAACTCATCCTTTCGACCAATATCGAACGTGTGCTCACTGGTCGCGATGCCGCACTGAAACAAATTGAGCAACTTATCCAGCAGCTTGATGCCATTTCACGGCTAACCTCAGAAATTGGCGGTGGCACAGCGCAAGACTGGGCGATGAAAACCGGGCATCGCTACGATAGCTGGCTAACTGAAAAGACTGATAAAGCGATGCCTGCCGTCACCCGCAATATAGATCGCAGCATCTGGCGCGATTTGATGCTGAAGTCCGGCATGATGGCCTTGATGGATGCTCAGGCTCGCGACCAATGGCATAAGAATCTGGAGGAGGGCGAACTTCCTGCGATCAGTGAGGCGAATATCCTCAGTACTTTTGAGCAGTTACATTTGAACAAAATGGATGTCTTTGAGCGAGGGATTATCAACGTGTTCAAAGGTCTGTCATGGGATTACAAAACCAATAGTCCCTGCTGCTTCGGTAAGAAGATCATCATTAACAATCTGGTGACGCATAACCGCTGGGGCTTTAGCCTTAACTGGGGTTGGCGACGGGATCAACTGGCGGATCTGGAAAGAATGCTGTTTCTGCTGGATGGCAAACCCATCCCTGACAACCGGGGTGATATCTCTACCCGATTGATGGAGCATATTCGTGATAATCCGGCTAAGAATGTTTACGAAGATGAGTTATTCAGCATTCGTTACTATCAAAAAGGTACGGCGCACTTGACCTTCAAGCGTCTGGAGTTGATTAAACGTATGAACAATATCATAGCTAAACACTATCCGGGAATGCTGGCAGCGAGGTAA
- a CDS encoding IS3 family transposase (programmed frameshift), with amino-acid sequence MKKRFSDQQIISILREAEAGVSARELCRKHAISDATFYTWRKKYGGMEVPEVKRLKSPEEENARLRKLLAEAMPDKEALQVALGRKLLTTDQKREAVMLICDATGLAQRRACRLTGLSLSTCRYDAQRPAADAHLSGRITELALARRRFGYRRIWQLLRREGLHVNHKRVYRLYHLNGPGVKRRRRRKGLATERLPLLRPAAPNLTWSMDFVMDALATGRRIKCLTCVDDFTKEYLTVTVAFGISGVQVTRILDSIALSQSYPATIRTDQGPEFTCRALDQWAFEHGVELRLIQPGKPTQNGFIESFNGRFRDECLNEHWFSDVSHARKTISEWRQDYNECRPHSTLNYQTPSEFAAGWRKGNSESEGSDITN; translated from the exons ATGAAGAAGCGTTTTTCCGACCAACAGATCATCAGTATTCTCCGCGAGGCTGAAGCCGGGGTATCCGCCCGTGAACTCTGCCGCAAGCACGCCATTTCCGACGCCACGTTTTACACCTGGCGTAAAAAGTATGGCGGTATGGAGGTGCCAGAGGTTAAGCGCCTGAAGTCGCCTGAGGAAGAGAACGCCCGACTCAGGAAGCTGCTGGCCGAAGCCATGCCGGATAAGGAGGCGCTTCAGGTGGCTCTTGGGCGAAAGT TACTGACGACAGACCAGAAGCGGGAAGCTGTGATGTTGATATGTGATGCGACCGGTCTGGCGCAACGTCGTGCCTGCAGACTCACAGGTTTGTCCCTGTCGACCTGCCGTTATGACGCTCAGCGTCCGGCTGCTGATGCGCATTTATCAGGGCGCATCACTGAGCTGGCACTGGCGCGCAGGCGTTTTGGCTACCGCCGCATCTGGCAGTTATTGCGCCGTGAAGGGCTTCATGTTAATCACAAGCGCGTGTACCGCCTTTATCATCTGAACGGGCCGGGCGTTAAACGCAGACGACGTCGTAAAGGGCTTGCAACAGAACGTCTGCCGCTGCTCCGCCCGGCGGCGCCCAATCTGACCTGGTCGATGGATTTCGTCATGGATGCGCTGGCTACCGGTCGCAGGATCAAGTGCCTCACCTGCGTCGATGACTTCACAAAGGAATACCTGACTGTCACTGTTGCCTTTGGGATTTCAGGCGTGCAGGTCACGCGTATTCTGGACAGCATTGCGCTGTCTCAAAGCTATCCGGCTACGATAAGAACTGATCAGGGCCCGGAATTTACCTGTCGTGCGCTCGATCAATGGGCCTTTGAGCATGGTGTGGAGCTGCGACTTATCCAGCCTGGCAAGCCGACACAGAACGGATTTATTGAGAGTTTTAACGGACGCTTTCGCGATGAATGCCTGAATGAACACTGGTTCAGCGACGTCAGTCATGCCAGGAAAACCATCAGTGAATGGCGTCAGGATTATAACGAATGTCGCCCGCACTCCACGCTGAATTATCAGACGCCGTCTGAATTTGCAGCGGGCTGGAGAAAGGGTAATTCTGAGAGTGAAGGATCCGACATTACTAACTGA
- a CDS encoding AAA family ATPase, with protein MFISKISIKNYKSFPNSVFHFKQNSVNTIIGENASGKTNLFNAMRLILDDSLPLNSRILSEEDFYRGLKNPDLLPVD; from the coding sequence ATGTTCATTAGCAAAATATCCATAAAAAATTACAAGAGCTTTCCTAATTCAGTTTTTCATTTCAAGCAAAATTCAGTAAATACAATTATTGGTGAAAATGCTTCAGGTAAGACAAATCTTTTTAATGCTATGAGACTAATCTTAGATGATTCTCTACCATTGAATTCGAGGATACTTTCTGAAGAGGATTTTTATCGAGGACTAAAAAATCCTGACCTGCTCCCCGTTGATTAA
- a CDS encoding IS3 family transposase (programmed frameshift) has translation MRKARFTEHQIIAVIKSVEAGRTVKDVCREAGISETTYYNWKSKYGGMEASDIKKIKDLEDENRRLKQMFADLSLENRALKDVIEKKPLKPAFKRELVTHLITAFGLSIRQACRSLNLSRTVYHYRPDTTRDEPVIAALQAAAERYPRYGFPKLYQVLRRQGYQWNHKRLHRIYCLLRLNFRRKGKQRLPVRNPSPLATPEALNQSWSVDFMNDALVCGRRFRTFNVVDDFNREALSIEIDLNLPAPRVVRVLDRIAANRGYPAMLRMDNGPEFISLALAEWAEKHAIKLEFIQPGKPTQNAFIERFNRTYRTEILDFYLFRTLNEVREITDKWLSEYNCERPHESLNNMTPEEYRQQHYLAGISKNAWN, from the exons ATGCGTAAAGCCCGTTTTACTGAGCATCAGATCATCGCCGTGATTAAGTCGGTTGAAGCCGGACGAACTGTTAAGGATGTTTGCCGGGAGGCCGGTATCTCTGAAACCACTTACTACAACTGGAAGTCTAAATACGGCGGCATGGAAGCATCTGATATTAAAAAGATAAAGGACCTTGAGGACGAAAACCGCCGTCTCAAACAGATGTTTGCCGACCTGAGTCTTGAGAACCGGGCTCTGAAAGACGTTATCGAAAAAAAGC CTTTAAAACCAGCCTTTAAGCGTGAGCTGGTAACACATCTGATAACGGCATTCGGACTCAGTATTCGCCAGGCCTGCCGAAGTCTGAACCTGAGCAGAACGGTTTATCATTACCGCCCGGATACCACGCGTGATGAACCCGTTATTGCCGCATTGCAGGCGGCGGCTGAACGATACCCGCGATACGGTTTTCCGAAGCTTTATCAGGTTCTGCGACGTCAGGGGTATCAATGGAATCACAAAAGGCTCCACCGTATTTACTGTCTGCTCAGGCTGAATTTTCGCCGTAAGGGTAAACAACGGCTGCCGGTGCGTAATCCTTCGCCGCTGGCCACGCCGGAAGCGCTGAACCAGAGCTGGTCTGTCGATTTTATGAATGATGCCCTGGTCTGTGGCCGTCGTTTTCGCACGTTCAATGTCGTTGATGACTTTAACCGTGAGGCATTGTCGATTGAAATCGATCTGAATCTGCCAGCCCCGCGAGTGGTCCGGGTGCTCGACAGGATCGCGGCAAACCGTGGCTATCCTGCCATGCTTCGCATGGATAACGGACCGGAATTTATCTCGCTGGCACTGGCTGAATGGGCAGAGAAACATGCAATAAAACTGGAGTTTATCCAGCCGGGTAAGCCAACACAGAACGCTTTCATTGAGCGTTTTAACCGGACATACCGTACAGAAATACTCGATTTTTATCTGTTCAGAACGCTGAATGAGGTGCGGGAAATCACGGATAAATGGTTATCAGAATATAACTGTGAACGCCCGCATGAATCGCTGAACAATATGACACCGGAGGAATATCGCCAACAACATTATCTGGCCGGGATCTCAAAAAATGCATGGAACTAA
- a CDS encoding tyrosine-type recombinase/integrase, which translates to MALTDVVARTAKPREQAYKLADAHGLYLLISPGGSKRWYLKYRFEGKESRIAFGAYPLISLAKAREKRDEVRLLLAEGINPAEKRGKEKEEAQAALITFEKVARDWHRYISQNRWSETHAGRVWRDMERNILPAIGHRHIADLKTKDLLEPLKAVEQNGYLDLASRLRQRVTDIMRYAVQNDLIERNPAQDLSGAIAPPKATHRPALKLDKLPDFLARIESYKGRALTTLALKFTLCVFIRSSELRFARWTEIDFKRAMWTIPAERKAIPGVKHSQRGAKMRTEHLVPLSRQALALLKEIKAISGAYELIFPGDRRPTKPMSENTVNNALRVMGYDTTTELCGHGFRTMACSALVESGQWSRDAVERQMSHQERNSVRAAYIHKAEHIEERRLMLQWWADYLDANREGYVVPYEFRGR; encoded by the coding sequence ATGGCCCTGACAGACGTTGTAGCCCGCACCGCTAAGCCTCGCGAGCAAGCTTACAAACTCGCCGATGCACATGGACTATACCTGCTGATAAGCCCTGGCGGCTCTAAGCGCTGGTATCTCAAGTATCGTTTCGAAGGCAAGGAAAGCCGCATCGCTTTTGGCGCTTATCCTCTAATCTCGTTAGCAAAGGCCCGTGAGAAGCGTGATGAGGTACGGCTGTTATTGGCTGAAGGTATCAACCCGGCAGAAAAACGGGGGAAAGAAAAGGAAGAAGCACAGGCCGCATTGATTACCTTTGAGAAAGTCGCGAGAGACTGGCATCGGTACATTAGTCAGAATCGCTGGTCAGAAACCCATGCCGGACGGGTATGGCGCGATATGGAACGTAATATTTTGCCGGCGATAGGCCATCGCCACATAGCGGACCTGAAGACTAAAGACTTGCTTGAGCCGCTGAAAGCCGTGGAGCAAAACGGCTATCTCGATTTGGCGTCACGGCTACGTCAGCGAGTGACCGATATTATGCGCTATGCGGTGCAGAACGATCTGATAGAGCGCAATCCTGCTCAGGATCTCTCCGGGGCGATAGCGCCGCCGAAGGCAACCCATCGTCCGGCGTTGAAGCTGGATAAGCTTCCGGATTTTCTGGCAAGGATTGAAAGCTATAAAGGGCGGGCATTAACCACCCTGGCCTTAAAGTTTACGCTATGCGTCTTTATCCGCTCCAGTGAACTACGTTTTGCCCGCTGGACCGAGATCGACTTTAAACGCGCTATGTGGACGATACCCGCTGAACGTAAAGCCATCCCTGGTGTAAAGCACTCTCAGCGCGGGGCAAAAATGCGCACTGAACACTTAGTACCGTTATCCCGCCAGGCTTTGGCGCTGTTGAAAGAGATTAAGGCTATCAGCGGTGCTTATGAACTTATCTTCCCCGGAGATCGTCGCCCGACTAAACCGATGAGTGAAAACACCGTCAATAATGCGCTGCGGGTTATGGGATATGACACCACTACTGAACTGTGCGGGCATGGTTTCCGCACAATGGCCTGTAGCGCTCTGGTTGAATCCGGGCAGTGGTCGCGGGATGCGGTCGAGCGGCAAATGAGCCACCAGGAGCGCAATAGCGTGCGGGCGGCTTATATCCATAAGGCTGAACACATCGAAGAGCGAAGGCTAATGCTGCAATGGTGGGCGGATTATCTTGATGCGAATCGGGAAGGATATGTGGTGCCGTATGAGTTTAGGGGGAGATGA
- a CDS encoding helix-turn-helix domain-containing protein → MKKSLRIQFGERVKELRIATGMSQEAFADRCGFARSYMSRIERGGSNASLDAIEVLANALSVEPWQLLASDSSEDNDLELLVPYAADGSCFNPGLASSRDGSFGVGDKAAQKRFGTFSEALEYLRSMETAKWRRPNPNGNWGIVSAVRWDKLKK, encoded by the coding sequence ATGAAAAAATCTCTGAGAATACAGTTTGGCGAGCGGGTAAAAGAACTGCGCATTGCCACCGGAATGAGCCAGGAAGCGTTTGCTGATCGGTGTGGGTTCGCACGTAGCTATATGAGCCGCATTGAACGCGGCGGTTCTAATGCGTCTCTGGATGCGATCGAGGTGCTGGCTAACGCTCTCAGTGTTGAGCCGTGGCAGTTGTTAGCGTCTGACTCATCTGAAGATAATGACTTGGAACTGTTGGTTCCATACGCAGCCGATGGCTCGTGCTTTAATCCTGGACTTGCGAGCAGTCGCGATGGTTCGTTTGGCGTAGGTGATAAAGCGGCTCAGAAGCGTTTTGGCACCTTTTCCGAAGCGCTTGAGTATCTCCGTAGTATGGAGACGGCAAAATGGCGTAGGCCTAATCCTAATGGCAATTGGGGGATCGTATCCGCAGTGCGGTGGGACAAACTGAAAAAGTAG